One Mesotoga sp. UBA6090 DNA segment encodes these proteins:
- the araA gene encoding L-arabinose isomerase, with protein MVVFQKGGLITIIRDLEVWFITGSQELYGKEVLKKVEENSKKLVDALNDAISTPIKIAWKPVLKDANQIKKVIDEANSSKACIGLIAWMHTFSPAKMWIAGLKSLEKPFLHFHTQFEQKIPWNTIDMDYMNTNQSAHGGREFGFISARLELKRKVIAGHWSDSKVISKLEDWIRAALGWNEAHTLKIARLGDNMRDVAVTEGNKVDAQIDFGYEVHGFAVGDYIEGYFKQVKRSEAEKLVNRYQEEYPIKKSTVSEEVFQASIREAARIEIALRRFLEEGGFKAFTTTFQDLHGMRQLPGIAVQRLMRDGYGFGGEGDWKSAALVRIMKVMAEGIDVGTSFIEDYIYHFEPGNIKELGSHMLEVCESIADGTPSLEVHPLSIGGKEPPARLVFNAKEGPAVQACIVEFGDRFRMIVNELEVVKQDDDMPKLPVARALWVPKPDLATAATAWILAGGAHHSSMSYTVTAEQLEDLSDMFGIEIVVIDDKTDITEFKKELRYNELYYKLKKL; from the coding sequence ATGGTTGTATTTCAAAAAGGAGGACTGATTACTATTATTAGAGACCTTGAGGTGTGGTTCATAACAGGAAGTCAGGAACTGTATGGAAAGGAAGTACTGAAAAAGGTTGAAGAAAACTCGAAGAAATTAGTCGATGCACTCAACGATGCAATTTCCACTCCTATAAAGATTGCCTGGAAACCGGTGTTGAAAGATGCAAATCAGATAAAGAAAGTAATTGATGAAGCTAACTCCAGCAAAGCCTGCATAGGGTTAATAGCCTGGATGCACACGTTTTCACCCGCGAAGATGTGGATTGCCGGACTGAAATCACTTGAAAAGCCTTTCCTTCACTTCCATACTCAGTTCGAGCAGAAGATACCCTGGAATACCATCGATATGGACTACATGAACACAAACCAGTCCGCCCACGGAGGAAGGGAGTTTGGCTTCATCTCTGCAAGGCTTGAACTCAAGCGCAAAGTCATCGCAGGACACTGGAGCGACTCTAAGGTCATATCAAAGCTGGAAGACTGGATTAGGGCAGCGCTCGGCTGGAATGAAGCTCATACACTCAAGATTGCAAGACTTGGCGACAATATGAGAGATGTTGCAGTTACTGAGGGAAACAAGGTCGACGCTCAGATTGACTTTGGTTATGAAGTTCATGGCTTCGCGGTTGGTGACTACATCGAGGGATACTTCAAACAAGTCAAGAGAAGCGAAGCTGAGAAACTCGTGAATAGGTACCAGGAGGAATACCCTATCAAGAAATCAACGGTCTCCGAAGAAGTCTTTCAGGCATCTATAAGGGAAGCCGCAAGAATAGAGATCGCACTCCGGAGATTTCTGGAAGAGGGCGGCTTCAAAGCATTCACAACCACTTTTCAGGACCTCCACGGAATGAGACAGCTTCCGGGAATTGCGGTACAGAGACTCATGAGAGACGGTTACGGATTCGGAGGTGAAGGTGACTGGAAGTCTGCGGCTCTAGTAAGAATTATGAAAGTGATGGCCGAAGGCATCGATGTTGGAACCTCCTTCATCGAAGACTACATTTATCATTTCGAACCGGGGAACATAAAAGAACTGGGATCTCACATGCTGGAAGTCTGTGAATCCATAGCGGACGGTACACCTTCTCTGGAAGTGCATCCCCTTTCGATTGGAGGGAAAGAACCTCCCGCGAGACTGGTATTCAATGCGAAGGAAGGGCCTGCCGTCCAGGCCTGCATAGTCGAGTTTGGAGACAGGTTCAGGATGATAGTCAATGAACTTGAAGTAGTGAAGCAGGACGATGATATGCCGAAGCTTCCTGTTGCAAGGGCATTATGGGTTCCAAAACCGGATCTGGCAACAGCAGCGACCGCGTGGATACTTGCCGGCGGGGCACACCATTCAAGTATGAGCTACACTGTTACTGCGGAACAGCTTGAAGATCTTAGTGACATGTTTGGAATTGAGATAGTAGTAATTGACGATAAAACGGATATCACAGAGTTCAAAAAGGAGCTTAGATACAACGAGCTATACTACAAGTTGAAGAAGCTGTAA